The segment GTGGTTCCGGGTGACCGACGCGACCGGCACCTCGCTGGAGCGGATGGAGGCGTTCGGACGGCCGCTCTACCAGGAGGCCGAGGAGGTGCTCGGCCGCCGGTACGCCTCGGCGACCGACACGATCAGCGCCCGGCAGCCCAGCCGCGAGGAGGCGGAGATCCTGCAGATCCGCCCGGACACGCCGGTGCTGCACCTGCTGCATGTCGCGTTCGACGAGACCCGCAAGCCGATCGAGGTGGCCCAGGCGACCTGGCCGGGGCCGATGACCACGCTCACCGAGGAGTACCGGATCCCGGCGCCGGCCCCGGAACCCGGCCCGGAGCCGGGATTCGCCCTCGCCTGACCGCGCAGGGCCACGTCGTCGCGGCCGGGCCAGGACAGGATGTCGGCATGGAAGATCCCGTCGCCGGCCCGTTGACATGACGACGACGATCGCCGCGGACGGCAGCGCCGCGCACCTGCCACCGGAATCGGGGCCGCCCCTACTTTGGTAGGTGCCGGGCTTCACGCGTACCCCATAGGCTCCTGTCATGCTCTTCGCCCTGTTGGTGCCCGACCCCGGCAGCGCGCGGGCCGCGGCACGCGACCGCCTGGCCGATGGCATCGCGATCGTGCTCGCCATCACCTACGGATCGATCATGCTGGTGCTCGGTGACGCGACCACGCCCGGCGCGTTGCTGCCCTGGCAGGCCGACCTCGCGGTCGGGCTGGCGTGCGCGGCCGCGTTGCTGCTGCGCCGGCGGCACCCGCTGGGCGTGGCCGTCGCCGTGCTGCCCTTCGGCGCGGTGTCGATCATGGCGACCGGGGCGATCACGATGGCCCTGTTCACCGCCGCGATCCGCTTCCGGCCGCCGCTGTTGCTGCTGCTCGGCGCGGTCAACGTGGGCACCGGCGGGCTCTACTATCTGCTACATGCGCAGCCCGCCTACGACATCTGGGTGGATTTCGTGATGCGCTCGGTGGTCACCGCGGCGGCGCTCGGCTGGGGCCTGTTCATGCAGGCCTACCGGCGGCTCACCGAATCACTGCGTGCGCAGGCCGTCCGTCTGCAGGCCGAGGCCCGGCTCACCGAGCGTGCCCGGATCGCCCGGGAGATGCACGACGTGCTCGCCCACCGGATGTCCCTGATCAGCCTGCACGCGGGCGCCTTGGAGGTGCGCGGCACGGTCTCCGCCGACGAGCTCAGCGTCGCCGCCGGCGCGATCCGGACCAGCGCGCACGAGGCCCTGGAAGAGTTACGCGCGGTAGTGGGCGTGCCCAGCGGCCGCCCGGAACCACCCCAGCCCGGCCTCGCCGACATGGCCGACCTGGTCGCCAGCGTGCGCGCGGCGGGCATGGCGATCGACTACGCGAACGCGGTGCCGCCGGACGGTCCGCCGGTCGTGCTCGGCCGCACCGCATACCGGATCGTCCAGGAAGGCCTCACCAACGCCCGCAAGCACGGATCCGGGCCGGCCGCCTCGGTGCGCCTGGCCGGCAGCGCCGGCCGCGGTCTGCACATCACGATCATCAACCCCCTTTCCGGTACGCGCGAAGCACCCGTTTCGGACACCGGCCTCGGCCTGGTCGGCATCGGCGAACGGGTGGCCCTGGCCGGCGGCGAGGTCCACTACGGCGCTGCCCGCGGCGAGTTCCGCCTGGAAGCCTCCCTGCCGTGGCCGGCATGAACGGCCCCACGCCGACCTCTGCCGCCGGCTCGCCAGGCGCTGCCTCCCCCGCCGACGCTGAACTTTCCACTTCCGCCTTCCCCGGCGCCGGCCTTGCGCCCGCGAGGGCTGGCATTCCTGGCGCGGATGCTGCCGGCGCGAACGCTGCGGGCGCAAACCCTGCGGGCGCAGACGCTGCGGGCGCAAACCCTGCGGGCGCAGACGCTGTGAGCGCAGACGCTGTGAGCGCAGACGCTGTGAGCGCAGACGCTGCGGGCGCAGACGCTGACGGTGCCGGCTCCGGTGGGCGGCCGATTCGGCTGGCGATCGTGGACGATGACGCGCTGGTGCGGGCCGGGCTGCGGATCCTGGTCGGCGGGTCGCCGGACATCGAGGTGGTGGCCGAGGCCGGTGACGGCGAGCAGGCCGTCACGGTGGCCGGCGCGCACTGGCCGGACGTGATGCTGATGGACATCCGGATGCCCGGCGTGGACGGCCTGATCGCCACCCGCCGCATCCGCTCCCGGCCGGGCGCGCCGCAGGTGATCGTGCTGACCACGTTCGACGCGGACGAGTACGTGCTGGAGGCCCTGCGCGGCGGCGCCAGCGGTTTCCTGCTCAAGGACACCCCGCCACGGGAGATTCTGGCCGCTGTCCGCACCGTGGCCGCCGGAGCGTCGAGCCTCTCCCCCACGGTGATCCGCCGCCTGATCGACCACGTCGCCGACCCGGAGGCCGGCACCCGCCGGGCCCGCGCCCGCAGCCGGCTGGCCACCCTGACCGACCGCGAGCGCGAGGTCGCGATCCTGGTCGGCCAGGGCCAATCGAACGCTGAGATCGGCGCCGGCCTGCGCATGAGCCTGCCGACCGTGAAGGGCCACGTCTCCCGGCTGCTGACCAAGCTCGATCTGAACAACCGGGTGCAGATCGCCCTACTGGTCCACGACGCCGAATGAAGGTCAGCCGAACGGGAAGACCGACGGGAACTTGAAATCGATCTTCGGCGGCCTGATGTTCGGCGCCGGCTGCGTCTCGATCTCGCGAATGATGTTCAGCAGCACCTGCGGGATGCCCGGGGCGTCCTCGAGCGCGACGACCTTCTTGGTCCGGCCGTTCACATACCGCACCTCGATCTCGTAGAGGAAGCGGTCGCAGCAGGTGTTCTTCGGAACGTACCGCGGTCGCAGGGCCAGGAAGGACGGCGTCGAGGCCAGTCGGAGCGCGCGCGCACCGGGGCTGTTGCCCTTGCCGGAGAAGCTGTACGCGAACCGGTTGTTGTGTGGACCCCCGGTCCGGACGAACGAGATGTGCTCCGCGCGAACCGCCGCCCCGGTTTGCGCGGAGCTGCCCGTCGGCTGGGTGGGTTCGACCGCTGCGGCGGGCGGCGCGCTGCCGGCCATCATGGTGACACTCACCAGCAGGCCGACAGCGGACGCCCGGCGGGCGTAGATTTTACGGCTCATCCGCCTACGATATCGGTCATTAACCGCATATTCCGGTTAACACGGTCGGTCCGCCGGTGAAGGCCGGGGCGGGCCGGGGTTGGCCCGGGCCGGGGGTTGGGCCGGGCCGGGCCGGGTTGGGCCGGGGTTGGCCCGGGCCGGGGGTTGGGCCGGGCCGGGCCGGGTTGGGCCGGGTTGGGCCGGGCCGGGTCGGGTTGGGCCGGGCCGGGCCGGGCCGGGCCGGGTCGGGTTGGGTTGGGCCGGGTCGGGTTGGGTTGGGCCGGGTTGGGTTGGGCCGGGTTGGGTTGGGCCGGGTTGGGTTGGGCCGGGTTGGGTTGGGGTGGGGCTGGGCATCGGCCCAACCGCCCGCCGACACCGGTGCCGGGCGGGCGGGTGGGGCAGCGGTCTAGCCGCCTGTGGGCACCGGGTCGGGGGTGGGCTGCGCGGCGGGTGTGGCCGTGCGGCGCAGGTCGCGGGCGATCAGGCCGAAGCCGGCGAGGAGGAGCAGCGGGCCGGTCACGCCGATCGGGCCGAGGCCCAGGGCGAGGAAGGCTACGACGCCGGCGACGACCAGTGCGGCGACCCACCAGCGGGTCAGGCCGCTCACCGCGGCGCCGATGCCGACGGCGATGAGGCCGAGCAGGGTGAGCACCATGCTGGGCAGCGCCCAGCCGAAGGTGAAGGCTGCCAGGCCGCCGAGGGTTTCGCTCACCCGGTCGGCGGTGGCCGCGTCGAGGACCTGGCGGGCGGCCAGGTCGGCGCTGTCGCCGACCATCAGGCCGCTGAAGTTGATCAGCGCGACGACGGTGATCCCGGCCGCCACCTGGGTGAAGCGGTTGGCGCGGGCCGCCACGGCGAGCACGGCCGGCACGAACAGCACCCAGGCGAAATGCAGGAACAGGGCGCTGACCTGGGTCTGCACCGGCTTGGCGACGCTGTCGGCGAGGTCACCGGACCAGTCCGGCACGGTTGCCATGCCGATGGCGAACGAGAGCGGGGCGGCGTACAGGGAAATGATCCCGACCCGGCGGCGGTATGCGCCGAACGTGTCCGGCTCCTCGGCCGCGGCACGTGGCCGGACCAGCAGCCAGGCCGCGCGGCCGTAGGCGCCGATCATCACGATCGGGCCGAGCAGGCAGAGGGGTACGGGTGAGATCGCGAACGCCAGGTAGAGGCCCATGCCGAGCAGCGCCGCCCCGGCGGTCCACCAGTCGATCACCCGGGCCCGGGCGGCGGCGATCGGGGTGAGGATCAGCGACAGGCCCCAGCCGATCAGGCCGGGCCACTGCCAGCCGATCACGGTCACGCTCATCGCCAGGAATTTCTCGTCGACCGCCTGGACCTGGTCGTTCGGCAGGGTCTGCTCCAGGGCGAGCAGGACGAAGTCGTTCGCCATCAGCGCCGAGAAGGTGGTCAGGCCGACGATCACCGCGATCCAGGCGATCCGCGCGAGCACGGCGCCGCGCTGCCGGATCGGTGCCAGGAGACCGAGCAGGCCGGGTACGAACAGCACCCATGCCCAGTGCAGCAGGATCGAGTGCGCCTGCACCGCGTCCGGGTGCTGGCGGTAGATGCCGTACTGCTCCGGGATGCCGAGTGCCGGGTCCACCCCGGTCGCCACGGTCAATGCGATCGGCGCGGCCACCAGGCTCGCGGCCGCTGCTTTGCGCCACATGATTGGTTCCTCCCCCTCGTCTGTGGACGTCGGCGGGGAACGTTACGAACCTGCGGTGCGGGCGTCGCCCGTACCGGGAATGATTGAATCTCCTCCTCGCGGCGGACGGCCGATCATCCTCGGGGTGGGTCCGGCCCGCACCCGCAGCCCGTAGGTTCGACGCGTGTTGAGGCAGCAGCTCGGACGGATCCGCCGCAGTGACTTCGCGGTCACCGCCGGCTTCGTGGTTTTCGCCCTGATCGAGGAACTTCTGATCGGTATGCCGGGCTGGTGGTGGCCGTTCGCGCTGACCGCGTTCGCCCTGCTGATCCTGGTCCGCCGGCTGAACCCGCTGCTGGCGATGATCCCGAACGCGCTGGCCGTGATGGACATGTTCTACGTCGAGGCGACCATCGCCGGCGAGGAAACGATCAACTTCCGCCTGTGGCAGGTGGTCGCGATGATCATCTGTTCCTACACGGTCGGGCGCTGGGAGCCGCTGTTCGACGCCGCGTGGCGGATCACCCGGCGCGGTGTCCTGGGCGTCGGCGTCATCCTGTTCACGGTCTGCCTCTACTACACGTTCAACCCCGAAGATCCGATGATCGACATCTTCATCCCGGTCGCGCCGTACGTGCTCGGCTCGGTCGTGGCGGTGCAGGCCCGCAAGCTGGCCGAGGCGGCCGGGGTGCGGGCGGAGTTCCGGGAGCGGCAGGCCCGGGAGGCGGTCATGGAGGAGCGGGTACGGATCGCCCGCGAGCTGCACGACATGGTCGCGCACAGTGTCACGGTCATGGTGATCCAGGCGGGGGTCGTGCGCCGCCGGCTGGACGCCGGGCTGCCGGTCGACGCCCAGCTGCTGCAGAGCATCGAGTCCTCGGGGCGCGACGCGGTGGTCGAGCTACGCCGTACGCTGGGGCTGCTGCGGGGCGAGGGGACCGAGACCGCGCAACCGCCGGTCGGCCTGGACCGCCTGGACGATCTCGTCGGGCAGGTTCGTGAGGCCGGTCTGGCGGTGACCGTACGCCGGACCGGCGACCCGGTGCCGCTGCTGCCCGCGGCGGACCTGTCGGCGTACCGGATCGTCCAGGAGGCGCTGACCAACGTGCTGAAGCACGCACATGCCGGGGCGGCGCAGCTGACCGTGGACTACCGGGCCGACGGCCTGCACCTCGGCGTGGTGAACGACGGCCCGCAGGTCGCCGCATCGTCCGGTGGTGGGCAGGGGCTGATCGGTATGCACGAACGGGTGACGCTGTTCGGCGGTGAGCTGCACGCCGGCCCACGTCCGCAGGGCGGCTTCGAGGTCCATGCCCGGTTGCCGGTGCTCCCCGCCGCATCCCGGCCGGGCCACGCCACGGCGCCGGAGGAGCACAGCGTGCCGGCCGACGGGGGTGGCCGATGACGATCAGTGTGGTGATCGCCGACGACCAGCGGATGCTGCGCGCCGGGCTGCGCATGGTGATCGAGACCGAACCGGACATGAACGTGGTCGGCGAGGCCAGCGACGGCGCCGAGGCGGTGGCGGTGGCCCGGCGGCTGCGTCCGGACGTGGTGCTGATGGACATCGCCATGCCGCGCCAGGACGGGCTGACCGCCACCCGGACGCTGCTGGGGACTCCGGATCCGCCGCGGGTGATCGTGCTGACGACGTTCGACACGGACGAGAACCTGTACCGGGCGCTGCAGGCCGGGGCCAGCGGGTTCCTGCTGAAGGTGTCGTCGCCGGAGCATCTGATCACCGCGATCCGGGTGGTGGCGGCCGGGGAGGCGCTGCTCGATCCGGCGGTGACGACTCGGGTGATATCGGCGTTCGCGGGGCGGCCGGGGCCGGTGCCGCCGCCGGAGCTCGGCGAGTTGACGCCGCGGGAAGTGGATGTGCTGCGGCTGATGGCGCGCGGAATGTCGAACGGCGAAATCGCGGCGGCGCTCACCGTCGGAGAGGCGACGGTCAAAACCCACGTGGCACGGGTGCTGATGAAACTCGGATTGCGCGATCGGGTGCAGGCGGTGGTCTACGCCTATGAGACGGGTCTGGTGCGGGCCGGCAGCAACTGAACCCGAGAAATAGTTCAGGCCCAGAGCGCGAAAGCGCGTCCGGGCCTGATTTCACCGTCTGTTCAGGGGGATCAGCCCGGGGTCGGGGAGAGCAGACCGAGGTCGATGTCGCCGATCGTGAAGGTCTGGTTGCCGTGACCGGCGATGTTGTGGTCGCCGTCGATGTTCAGGTCGTTGCGGAAGAACCCGCCACCGCGGTAATTGCCGGCGGCCAGGACCCGGCTGCTGCGGTAACGGTTGCTGTAGACCAGGACGTCGTCGCAGTCGTCGTCATCGACCAGGATGGTCGGACGCGGCGCGCTGTGCACGACGGCGTAGCCGCTGCTCGAGCCGCAGCTCTTGCAGCCGCTGTCGGCAGCCTGGGCGGAACCGGCCAGGGCCAGGCTCGCACCGGAGGCCAGGACCAAACCTCCGAGGAACAGAGCCGTACGACGCATGTTGCTTCCTTCCAAGATTTCAGTGAAACCGTTGATTTCGCATCCGGAAATGGTCAGGCTCGGAGCGCTGTGAGCGCGCTCCGAGTCTGATTCACCATGGTTCAGAGTCGGAAGAGATCCCGGCCCTGGGTTGGATTACCTGCTGGAGAGCAGACCGAGGTCGATGTCTCCGATGGTGAAGGTCTGGTTGTCATTGCCGACGATGTTGTGGTCGCCGTCGATGTCCAGGTCGTTGCGGAAGATGCCGCCGCCGCCGAGGCTGCCGCCGTAGTAGTCGTTGGCGACCAGGATCCGGTTGCTGCGGTACCGGTCACGAGTGCTGTAAACCAGCACGTCGTCGCAGTCGTCGTCGACCAGGATGGTCGGACGCGGCGCACTGTGCACAACGGCGAGGCCGCTGCTCGAGCCGCAGCTGGCGCGCTTGCAGCCGCTGTCGGCGGCCTGGGCGGGACCGGCCAGGGCCAGGCTCGCACCGGAGGCCAGGAGGAAGCCCCCGAGGAACAGAGCCGTACGACGCATGATGTTTCCTTCCAGATGTTCGATGGGACTGCTTGAAATTGCCTTCACAAATGGCCGGACCATTTGCTCACCGGGACCGAGCTGGCTCGAGCACCCGGAATGGGCCGGTCAGAGGCTGATGCCACCGATGGTGAAGGTCTGGTTGTCGTCGCCGACGATGTTGTGATCGCCGTCGATGTCCAGCCGGTTGCTGTAGTAGCCGCCGCCGAGGCCGCTGAGGCCGCCGTAGTAGTCGTCGGCGACCAGGATCCGGTTGCTGCGGTGACGGTTGCTGTAGACCAGCACGTCGTCGCAGTTGTCGTCGTCGACCAGGATGGTCGGACGCGGCGCGCTGTGCACGACGGCGAGGCCGCTGCTCGAGCCGCAGCTGGTGCGCTTGCAACCGCTGTCGGCAGCCTGGGCCGGGCCGGCCAGAGCCAGGCTCGCGCCGGAGGCCAGGAGGAAGCCGCCGAGGAACAGAGCGGTACGACGCATGATGTTTCCTTTCGGACGTTTGGTTTGGACCCTTGGTTTGACCAAGGAGAGTCTGTCTGAACTGACAGCCAAAATCTCCAGTTTTCATCCGTTTTTCGACGATCGGTCAGGATTTAGTGGAATCCGCTCCGAGCCCGGAAAACAGGGGTTATGGTCGGGCGGGGCATTCGCTTTTCCCCACGTCCTGAAGACACGAAAAGGCCCCCGTCCGAATATCGGACGGGGGCCTTTGATAAGCCTTACAAACGCACTCCGAGCAGGGCGTTCACGGTTTGGGACATCAACCTCGGCGACTCGCTGTCGTCACCCGCACCGGCCAGTGCGGCCTCCGCCCAGGCGTCCACCAGGGCCAAC is part of the Actinoplanes sp. NBC_00393 genome and harbors:
- a CDS encoding sensor histidine kinase, with the protein product MLFALLVPDPGSARAAARDRLADGIAIVLAITYGSIMLVLGDATTPGALLPWQADLAVGLACAAALLLRRRHPLGVAVAVLPFGAVSIMATGAITMALFTAAIRFRPPLLLLLGAVNVGTGGLYYLLHAQPAYDIWVDFVMRSVVTAAALGWGLFMQAYRRLTESLRAQAVRLQAEARLTERARIAREMHDVLAHRMSLISLHAGALEVRGTVSADELSVAAGAIRTSAHEALEELRAVVGVPSGRPEPPQPGLADMADLVASVRAAGMAIDYANAVPPDGPPVVLGRTAYRIVQEGLTNARKHGSGPAASVRLAGSAGRGLHITIINPLSGTREAPVSDTGLGLVGIGERVALAGGEVHYGAARGEFRLEASLPWPA
- a CDS encoding response regulator transcription factor; protein product: MDDDALVRAGLRILVGGSPDIEVVAEAGDGEQAVTVAGAHWPDVMLMDIRMPGVDGLIATRRIRSRPGAPQVIVLTTFDADEYVLEALRGGASGFLLKDTPPREILAAVRTVAAGASSLSPTVIRRLIDHVADPEAGTRRARARSRLATLTDREREVAILVGQGQSNAEIGAGLRMSLPTVKGHVSRLLTKLDLNNRVQIALLVHDAE
- a CDS encoding sensor histidine kinase; the encoded protein is MLRQQLGRIRRSDFAVTAGFVVFALIEELLIGMPGWWWPFALTAFALLILVRRLNPLLAMIPNALAVMDMFYVEATIAGEETINFRLWQVVAMIICSYTVGRWEPLFDAAWRITRRGVLGVGVILFTVCLYYTFNPEDPMIDIFIPVAPYVLGSVVAVQARKLAEAAGVRAEFRERQAREAVMEERVRIARELHDMVAHSVTVMVIQAGVVRRRLDAGLPVDAQLLQSIESSGRDAVVELRRTLGLLRGEGTETAQPPVGLDRLDDLVGQVREAGLAVTVRRTGDPVPLLPAADLSAYRIVQEALTNVLKHAHAGAAQLTVDYRADGLHLGVVNDGPQVAASSGGGQGLIGMHERVTLFGGELHAGPRPQGGFEVHARLPVLPAASRPGHATAPEEHSVPADGGGR
- a CDS encoding response regulator transcription factor — encoded protein: MTISVVIADDQRMLRAGLRMVIETEPDMNVVGEASDGAEAVAVARRLRPDVVLMDIAMPRQDGLTATRTLLGTPDPPRVIVLTTFDTDENLYRALQAGASGFLLKVSSPEHLITAIRVVAAGEALLDPAVTTRVISAFAGRPGPVPPPELGELTPREVDVLRLMARGMSNGEIAAALTVGEATVKTHVARVLMKLGLRDRVQAVVYAYETGLVRAGSN